A window of the Gossypium hirsutum isolate 1008001.06 chromosome A05, Gossypium_hirsutum_v2.1, whole genome shotgun sequence genome harbors these coding sequences:
- the LOC121229363 gene encoding inositol oxygenase 1, whose protein sequence is MTILIDQPELGVEAGVNKLDNADNELVLDGGFVVPQTNSFGHTFRDYHVESERQQGVENFYRTNHINQTYDFVKRMRTEYGKLNKMEMGIWECCELLNDVIDESDPDLDEPQIEHLLQTAEAIRKDYPNEDWMHLTGLIHDLGKVLLHPGFGELPQWAVVGDTFPVGCAFDKSIVHHKYFEENPDYHNSDYNTKYGVYSEGCGLNNVMMSWGHDDYMYLVSKGNNTTLPPAALFIIRYHSFYALHKSGAYRHLMNEEDTENMKWLQIFNKYDLYSKSKVRIDVEKVKPYYLSLIEKYFPAKLRW, encoded by the exons ATGACTATCCTCATTGATCAACCCGAGCTTG GTGTTGAAGCAGGGGTTAACAAGCTCGATAATGCAGACAATGAACTAGTGTTGGATGGGGGATTTGTGGTGCCACAGACAAACTCTTTTGGCCACACTTTTAG AGATTATCATGTTGAAAGTGAGAGGCAACAGGGTGTGGAGAACTTCTACCGGACCAATCATATTAATCAGACTTATGACTTT GTCAAGAGAATGAGAACAGAGTATGGTAAACTGAACAAGATGGAGATGGGCATATGGGAATGCTGTGAACTTCTTAACGACGTAATCGATGAGAGTGACCCTGACTTGGATGAACCTCAGATTGAACACTTGCTGCAAACAGCTGAGGCTATCAGAAAAGACTATCCTAATGAGGACTGGATGCACCTGACTGGCCTTATCCATG ACCTTGGGAAGGTGCTTCTTCATCCTGGTTTTGGGGAGCTTCCACAGTGGGCTGTTGTAG GTGACACATTTCCTGTTGGTTGTGCTTTTGACAAATCAATTGTTCACCACAAG TATTTCGAGGAAAATCCTGACTATCATAACTCCGATTACAACACTAAATATGGGGTGTACTCAGAGGGATGTGGACTTAACAATGTGATGATGTCGTGGGGGCATGATGACTACATGTATCTG GTGTCCAAGGGGAACAATACGACTCTGCCACCAGCAGCTCTTTTCATCATTCGATACCACTCGTTTTATG CATTGCATAAGTCAGGAGCATACAGGCACCTAATGAACGAGGAGGATACTGAGAATATGAAGTGGCTCCAAATATTCAA TAAATATGATCTTTACAGCAAGAGCAAAGTCCGGATCGATGTCGAAAAGGTCAAGCCATATTATCTCTCACTCATTGAAAAG
- the LOC107941023 gene encoding probable LRR receptor-like serine/threonine-protein kinase At1g51820, translating to MSPLSMFMCQFWVLLFMAMKKFLKAHLLLYIIGDLSDNSLTAPVPKFLANLQLLTVLNLSRNMFNGSIPAELMERANQVSSSDQKTDVVDSRKTNQLQGSSKNRQFTHAQLKRMTNNFGRVVGKGGFGTLYHGYDETQVAVKMLSPSPVQGYKQFQAEVELLFRVHHRNLATIVGYCDDGSNMGLIYEFMAKGNLAEYLKDSSRGVLNWKGRLGIALEAAHKG from the exons ATGTCTCCACTCTCCATGTTCATGTGTCAATTCTGGGTACTCCTATTTATGGCGATGAAGAAATTTCTTAAAGCTCACTTATTGCTATATATTATCGGGGACTTATCAGACAACAGTTTGACTGCACCAGTGCCTAAATTTCTCGCTAACCTGCAACTCTTGACTGTGCT AAATTTGAGTAGAAACATGTTTAATGGTTCAATTCCAGCAGAACTCATGGAAAGGGCAAACCAGG TTTCATCATCGGATCAGAAGACTGATGTGGTGGATTCCAGAAAAACAAACCAGTTGCAGGGTTCATCAAAGAACCGGCAGTTCACTCATGCTCAGCTCAAAAGGATGACAAACAATTTTGGAAGGGTTGTTGGTAAAGGAGGATTCGGAACACTTTACCACGGCTATGATGAAACTCAAGTAGCAGTCAAAATGCTTTCTCCATCACCAGTTCAAGGGTATAAGCAGTTTCAAGCAGAG GTGGAACTTCTTTTCAGAGTTCATCATAGAAATTTGGCGACAATTGTAGGGTATTGTGATGATGGCAGCAACATGGGACTCATATACGAGTTCATGGCCAAAGGAAACTTAGCCGAGTATCTCAAAG ATAGCAGCCGTGGTGTTTTGAATTGGAAAGGTAGACTTGGCATAGCCCTAGAAGCAGCACACAAG GGCTAG